A part of Variovorax sp. HW608 genomic DNA contains:
- the lptB gene encoding LPS export ABC transporter ATP-binding protein → MIESAGFNENADFAGSRLEARGLQKSYGSRKVVKDVSLGVQKGEVVGLLGPNGAGKTTSFYMIVGLVRADAGEITIDGEPIAHMPIHRRSRMGLSYLPQEASIFRKLTVEENVRAVLELQREHGADGRPVALSNQRIEERLAELLADLRVDHLRDSPALALSGGERRRVEIARALATQPRFILLDEPFAGIDPIAVIEIQRIISFLKERGIGVLITDHNVRETLGICDHAFIISDGHVLAQGTPSEIVDNAEVRRVYLGEHFRM, encoded by the coding sequence GTGATCGAATCCGCTGGCTTCAACGAGAACGCAGATTTCGCCGGCAGCCGTCTCGAGGCGCGCGGCCTGCAGAAGTCCTATGGCAGCCGCAAGGTGGTCAAGGACGTGTCGCTGGGCGTGCAGAAGGGCGAAGTGGTCGGCCTGCTCGGCCCGAACGGCGCGGGCAAGACCACCTCGTTCTACATGATCGTCGGGCTGGTCCGGGCCGATGCCGGCGAGATCACCATCGACGGCGAGCCGATCGCGCACATGCCGATCCACCGCCGCTCGCGCATGGGCCTGAGCTACCTGCCGCAGGAAGCCTCGATCTTTCGCAAGCTCACGGTGGAGGAAAACGTCCGCGCCGTGCTCGAGCTCCAGCGCGAGCACGGCGCCGACGGCCGGCCGGTGGCGCTGTCGAACCAGCGCATCGAGGAACGCCTGGCCGAACTGCTGGCCGACCTGCGCGTCGACCACCTGCGTGACTCGCCGGCGCTGGCGCTGTCGGGCGGCGAGCGCCGCCGCGTCGAGATCGCCCGCGCGCTCGCCACGCAGCCGCGCTTCATCCTGCTCGACGAGCCGTTCGCAGGGATCGACCCGATCGCGGTCATCGAGATCCAGCGCATCATCAGCTTCCTGAAGGAGCGCGGCATCGGCGTGCTGATCACCGATCACAACGTGCGCGAGACGCTCGGCATCTGCGACCACGCCTTCATCATCAGCGACGGGCACGTGCTGGCGCAAGGCACGCCGTCGGAGATCGTCGACAACGCCGAGGTGCGGCGCGTCTACCTCGGCGAGCATTTCAGGATGTAG
- the lptA gene encoding lipopolysaccharide transport periplasmic protein LptA: MNSPFSTPPLRRLCRALVLALALAGVGSVALAEKADRAKPMNIEADSMRYDDLKQTSVFTGNVVVTKGTITIRGERIDVRQDPEGYQYGVVTAAPGKLAYYKQRRDSGNDEWIEGEGETIEYDSRADNVKFIRRAVMRRLIGATPNDESSGPLIVYDQSNDTFTVNGSGLPPNAGVASQPSGRVRAILTPKPPAQAAAGDNKAPAPAAESPAPGKGLRSTTTLGGEAKK; this comes from the coding sequence ATGAATTCGCCATTTTCCACTCCCCCTCTTCGTCGTCTCTGCCGCGCGCTCGTGCTGGCCCTGGCATTGGCGGGTGTCGGATCCGTTGCCCTGGCTGAAAAGGCCGACCGCGCCAAGCCGATGAACATCGAGGCGGACTCGATGCGCTACGACGACCTCAAGCAGACCAGCGTCTTCACCGGCAACGTGGTCGTCACGAAGGGCACGATCACCATCCGCGGCGAGCGCATCGACGTGCGGCAGGACCCGGAGGGCTACCAGTACGGCGTGGTCACCGCCGCCCCCGGCAAGCTCGCCTACTACAAGCAGAGGCGCGACTCCGGCAACGACGAGTGGATCGAGGGCGAGGGCGAAACCATCGAATACGACAGCCGCGCCGACAACGTGAAGTTCATCCGCCGCGCGGTCATGCGTCGCCTGATCGGCGCGACGCCCAACGACGAGAGCAGCGGCCCGCTGATCGTCTACGACCAGAGCAACGACACCTTCACCGTCAACGGTTCCGGCTTGCCGCCGAATGCCGGCGTGGCGAGTCAGCCGAGCGGGCGCGTGCGCGCGATCCTGACGCCGAAGCCCCCCGCGCAAGCTGCGGCCGGCGACAACAAGGCGCCCGCGCCGGCAGCCGAGTCGCCTGCTCCCGGAAAGGGCCTGCGCTCCACAACCACCCTGGGCGGGGAAGCAAAGAAGTGA
- a CDS encoding thiol:disulfide interchange protein DsbA/DsbL translates to MKRRDFSLAAASLGLLPLVSHAQQRPPKAGSDYIVLGKPMPVDAPAGKVEVVEFFSYNCPHCAAFEPQLEAWLKKLPPNVVFRRIPVPFVGNDTEAKQRLYYTLEAMGKVDEFQPQIFDIIHKQRQPLFGDAAILAWSEKQPGLDAKKFAELFKSFSVVGKAKRAAQLTNDYRVAGVPALGVAGRWYVDGDTAGSLDRALQVVDFLIGEAKKG, encoded by the coding sequence ATGAAACGTCGTGACTTTTCGCTGGCCGCAGCTTCGCTGGGTCTTCTTCCCCTGGTTTCCCACGCGCAGCAGCGCCCGCCCAAGGCCGGCAGCGACTACATCGTGCTCGGCAAGCCCATGCCGGTCGATGCGCCGGCCGGCAAGGTGGAGGTGGTGGAGTTCTTCTCGTACAACTGCCCGCACTGCGCCGCCTTCGAGCCGCAACTGGAAGCCTGGCTCAAGAAGCTGCCGCCCAATGTCGTTTTCCGGCGCATCCCGGTGCCCTTCGTGGGCAACGACACCGAAGCCAAGCAGCGCCTCTACTACACGCTCGAGGCGATGGGCAAGGTGGACGAATTCCAGCCCCAGATCTTCGACATCATCCACAAGCAGCGCCAGCCGCTGTTCGGCGACGCCGCCATCCTCGCGTGGTCCGAGAAGCAGCCGGGCCTGGACGCCAAGAAGTTCGCCGAGCTGTTCAAGTCCTTCTCGGTGGTCGGCAAGGCCAAGCGCGCAGCGCAGCTCACCAACGACTACCGGGTTGCCGGCGTTCCGGCGCTGGGCGTGGCCGGGCGCTGGTATGTCGACGGCGACACCGCCGGTTCGCTCGACCGGGCGCTGCAGGTGGTCGACTTCCTGATCGGCGAAGCCAAGAAGGGCTGA
- a CDS encoding SPOR domain-containing protein, protein MKQRQSGNIVIGLIIGLVLGLAVALGIAVYVTKVPIPFMTKTQRSGPEQDEAEARKNRDWDPNAPLAGKAAQQQPARPPATTANANPTTAAPQPATVGPLNPPNAPNAPNAPVPVVVAPSAKTDTPPARPRTAPVPAEANATPSSDPLGDLARARAGIGGGSTTTANASTGSSPGADPFIYFVQAGAFRTSEDAEAQRAKLSLMGVEAKVTEREQAGRTVYRVRAGPFNKKEDADLLKERLDGGGLESALVRVQR, encoded by the coding sequence ATGAAGCAAAGACAAAGCGGCAACATCGTCATCGGCCTGATCATCGGGCTGGTGCTCGGCCTGGCCGTGGCGCTCGGCATCGCGGTCTACGTGACCAAAGTGCCGATCCCGTTCATGACGAAGACCCAGCGCAGCGGCCCCGAGCAGGACGAGGCCGAGGCGCGCAAGAACCGCGACTGGGACCCGAACGCGCCGCTCGCGGGCAAGGCCGCCCAGCAGCAGCCGGCGCGTCCGCCGGCGACGACAGCGAACGCGAACCCGACGACCGCCGCGCCCCAGCCGGCAACCGTCGGCCCGCTCAACCCGCCGAACGCGCCGAACGCGCCGAACGCGCCGGTGCCCGTCGTGGTGGCCCCGAGCGCGAAGACCGACACCCCGCCGGCACGCCCGCGCACGGCGCCGGTTCCCGCCGAGGCGAACGCGACGCCGTCGAGCGATCCGCTCGGCGACCTCGCCCGCGCGCGCGCCGGCATCGGTGGCGGGAGCACGACGACCGCCAATGCCAGCACGGGTTCGAGCCCGGGGGCCGATCCGTTCATCTACTTCGTCCAGGCGGGTGCATTCCGCACCTCCGAGGACGCCGAGGCGCAGCGCGCCAAGCTGTCGCTGATGGGCGTCGAGGCCAAGGTGACCGAGCGCGAGCAGGCCGGCCGCACCGTCTACCGGGTGCGCGCGGGTCCCTTCAACAAGAAGGAAGACGCCGACCTGCTCAAGGAGCGTTTGGACGGCGGCGGACTCGAATCGGCGCTGGTCCGGGTCCAGCGCTGA
- the argS gene encoding arginine--tRNA ligase has translation MLLVKQELLAALADTLESLSPGAGSKAAFESPKVAAHGDFACTAAMQLAKPLQRKPRELAEQISAALMATPVFAQWVEAIEIAGPGFLNIRLKTAAKQQVVREVLAAGDRFGEQPRDGERVLVEFVSANPTGPLHVGHGRQAALGDAICNLLTTQGHDVYREFYYNDAGVQIQTLANSTQLRAKGLKPGDAEWPEQAYNGEYIADIAEDFKAKKTVRSDDREFTASGDVLDIDSIRQFAVAYLRHEQDLDLKAFQVRFDNYYLESSLYTSGRVEATVRKLVDAGKTYEQDGALWLKSTEYGDDKDRVMRKGDGTYTYFVPDVAYHIAKWERGFHKVVNIQGTDHHGTIARVRAGLQAAGVGIPAGYPDYVLHTMVRVMRGGEEVKISKRAGSYVTLRDLIEWTSTDAVRFFLLSRKPDTEYTFDIDLALAQNNDNPVYYVQYAHARICSVLAAWGGDVASLEDVDLSPLQSPAAQALLLQIAKYPAMLTGAAKDFAPHDVTFYLRELAATYHSYYDAERILVDEEPVKLARLALVAATAQVLHNGLAVLGVSAPQKM, from the coding sequence ATGCTATTGGTCAAACAGGAGCTGCTCGCGGCACTCGCGGACACGCTCGAATCCCTCTCGCCCGGCGCCGGCAGCAAGGCCGCGTTCGAGTCCCCCAAGGTCGCGGCGCATGGCGACTTCGCCTGCACGGCGGCCATGCAGCTGGCCAAGCCGCTGCAGCGCAAGCCGCGCGAACTCGCGGAACAGATCAGCGCGGCGCTGATGGCGACGCCGGTCTTCGCCCAGTGGGTGGAAGCGATCGAGATCGCCGGCCCGGGCTTCCTCAACATCCGCCTCAAGACGGCCGCCAAGCAGCAGGTCGTGCGCGAGGTGCTCGCGGCGGGCGACCGCTTCGGCGAGCAGCCCAGGGATGGCGAGCGCGTGCTGGTGGAGTTCGTCTCCGCCAATCCGACCGGCCCGCTGCACGTCGGCCACGGCCGCCAGGCGGCGCTCGGCGACGCGATCTGCAACCTGCTCACCACGCAGGGCCACGACGTCTATCGCGAGTTCTATTACAACGACGCCGGCGTCCAGATCCAGACGCTGGCCAACAGCACGCAGCTGCGCGCCAAGGGCCTCAAGCCGGGCGACGCCGAGTGGCCCGAGCAGGCCTACAACGGCGAATACATCGCCGACATCGCCGAGGACTTCAAGGCGAAGAAAACGGTGCGCTCCGACGACCGCGAGTTCACCGCGAGCGGCGACGTCCTGGACATCGACTCGATCCGCCAGTTCGCCGTGGCCTACCTGCGCCACGAGCAGGACCTCGACCTCAAGGCCTTCCAGGTCCGCTTCGACAACTACTACCTCGAGTCGAGCCTCTACACCAGCGGCCGCGTCGAGGCGACGGTCAGGAAGCTCGTCGACGCCGGCAAGACCTACGAGCAGGATGGCGCGCTGTGGCTCAAGTCCACCGAGTACGGCGACGACAAGGACCGTGTCATGCGCAAGGGCGACGGCACCTACACCTACTTCGTGCCCGACGTGGCCTATCACATCGCCAAGTGGGAGCGAGGCTTCCACAAGGTCGTGAACATCCAGGGCACCGACCACCACGGCACCATCGCGCGCGTGCGCGCCGGCCTGCAGGCGGCGGGTGTCGGCATCCCGGCCGGCTACCCGGACTACGTGCTGCACACCATGGTGCGCGTGATGCGCGGCGGCGAGGAGGTCAAGATCAGCAAGCGCGCCGGCAGCTACGTCACGCTGCGCGACCTGATCGAATGGACCAGTACCGACGCGGTGCGCTTCTTCCTGCTTTCCCGCAAGCCCGACACCGAATACACCTTCGACATCGACCTCGCGCTGGCGCAGAACAACGACAACCCGGTCTACTACGTGCAGTACGCGCACGCGCGCATCTGCTCGGTGCTGGCGGCATGGGGCGGCGACGTGGCGTCGCTCGAGGACGTGGATCTCTCGCCGCTGCAGAGCCCGGCCGCGCAGGCGCTGCTGCTGCAGATCGCGAAGTACCCCGCCATGCTCACCGGCGCGGCCAAGGATTTCGCGCCGCACGATGTCACTTTCTATCTGCGCGAACTGGCCGCCACCTATCACAGCTATTACGACGCCGAGCGCATCCTGGTCGACGAGGAACCGGTCAAGCTGGCCCGCCTCGCGCTGGTCGCCGCCACCGCGCAGGTGCTGCACAATGGCTTGGCTGTGCTCGGCGTGAGTGCGCCGCAGAAGATGTGA
- a CDS encoding spermidine synthase, translating to MSPATTRALFAGTIFTSAFLLFLVQPLIAKQILPWFGGSAAVWSICMVFFQVVLLAGYAYSDWATRRLGARAQAAVHAGLLMASLAFMPIVTDARWKPTGAEDPTLWILGLLLGTIGLPYFLLSTTGPLVQSWVARTPWGAQVYRYFSLSNFASLASLLAYPVLIEPRSSLVQQAWGWSAGYVAFVLLCGGTALHVSRRWPAAAPVAASGVPIAQAAKPAAGDYLMWLALPALGSWLLLAITNHLTQNVAAIPFLWVLPLSVYLLTFVLTFESDRWYRRAVFVPLAAAMLALCAFGLQDNLGTRLRTALPIYVVGLFALCMFLHGETARLRPGGAYLTRFYLMLSLGGALGGVSVGLIAPHVLPAYYELGVGLTLCALIAAVLWRQRRVGMVASLGLAAACAWFLVLQVQGDAAGARRMQRNFYGTLLTLDTLRGDAKEAVRQMYHGSVKHGEQYLAAARRREPTTYYGRTSGIGLAIESAPARPRRVGLIGLGAGTLAAYGRTGDVYRVYEINPEVFTLADSEFSFLADSRARIERVLGDARLALERESPKSFDVLAVDAFSGDSVPIHLITCEAMDIYWKHMRPDGIVAFHVTNRFLALAPVVEKIALAKGLHVAFVHDEPTDPGLRNTDWVLVARDPAVLARDPIRRASSDIAPIPGLQAWTDDYNDLFSVLK from the coding sequence ATGTCGCCGGCGACCACCCGGGCGCTGTTCGCCGGCACCATCTTTACCAGCGCCTTCCTGCTCTTTCTCGTCCAGCCGCTGATCGCCAAGCAGATCCTGCCGTGGTTCGGCGGCTCGGCGGCGGTGTGGTCGATCTGCATGGTGTTCTTCCAGGTCGTGCTGCTGGCGGGCTATGCCTACTCGGACTGGGCCACGCGGCGGCTCGGGGCGCGCGCGCAAGCGGCGGTGCACGCCGGCCTGCTGATGGCGAGCCTCGCCTTCATGCCGATCGTGACCGATGCGCGCTGGAAGCCGACCGGCGCCGAGGACCCGACGCTGTGGATCCTGGGCCTGCTGCTGGGCACCATCGGGCTGCCGTATTTCCTGCTGTCGACCACCGGGCCGCTGGTGCAGTCCTGGGTGGCGCGCACGCCGTGGGGTGCGCAGGTCTACCGCTACTTCTCGTTGTCGAACTTCGCTTCGCTGGCCTCGTTGCTGGCTTATCCGGTGCTGATCGAGCCGCGCAGTTCGCTGGTGCAGCAGGCCTGGGGCTGGTCGGCGGGCTATGTCGCGTTCGTCCTGCTGTGCGGCGGGACGGCGCTGCATGTCTCGCGGCGCTGGCCGGCGGCGGCGCCGGTCGCGGCGTCCGGTGTGCCCATTGCGCAAGCGGCGAAACCGGCAGCCGGCGACTACCTGATGTGGCTGGCGCTGCCGGCGCTCGGCTCCTGGCTGCTGCTCGCGATCACCAACCACCTGACGCAGAACGTGGCGGCGATTCCGTTCCTCTGGGTGCTGCCGCTGTCGGTGTACCTGCTGACTTTCGTCCTGACCTTCGAGAGCGACCGCTGGTATCGCCGCGCGGTCTTCGTGCCGCTGGCCGCCGCGATGCTCGCGCTGTGCGCGTTCGGGTTGCAGGACAACCTCGGCACCCGCCTGCGGACCGCGCTGCCGATCTATGTCGTCGGCCTGTTCGCGCTGTGCATGTTCCTTCACGGCGAGACGGCGCGGCTGCGGCCGGGCGGGGCGTACCTCACGCGCTTCTACCTGATGCTGTCGCTCGGCGGTGCGCTCGGCGGTGTGAGCGTCGGGCTGATTGCGCCGCACGTGCTGCCGGCCTACTACGAGCTCGGCGTGGGGCTGACGCTGTGCGCGCTGATCGCCGCCGTGCTGTGGCGGCAGCGCCGCGTCGGCATGGTCGCATCGCTCGGCCTCGCGGCCGCCTGCGCGTGGTTCCTGGTCCTGCAGGTGCAGGGCGACGCGGCCGGCGCGCGGCGGATGCAGCGCAACTTCTACGGAACGCTGCTCACGCTCGACACGCTGCGCGGCGATGCGAAGGAGGCGGTGCGCCAGATGTACCACGGCTCCGTGAAGCACGGCGAGCAGTACCTGGCGGCTGCGCGCCGCCGCGAGCCCACCACGTACTACGGCCGCACGTCCGGCATCGGCCTGGCGATCGAGTCGGCGCCCGCCAGGCCGCGCCGGGTCGGGCTGATCGGCCTCGGGGCCGGCACGCTGGCCGCCTATGGCCGCACGGGCGATGTCTACCGTGTCTACGAGATCAATCCCGAGGTGTTCACGCTTGCCGACAGCGAGTTCAGCTTCCTCGCCGACAGCCGCGCGCGCATCGAGCGCGTGCTCGGCGATGCGCGGCTGGCGCTGGAGCGCGAAAGCCCGAAGTCCTTCGACGTGCTCGCGGTGGACGCCTTCTCGGGCGATTCGGTGCCGATCCACCTGATCACCTGCGAGGCGATGGACATCTACTGGAAGCACATGCGGCCGGACGGCATCGTCGCCTTCCACGTCACCAACCGCTTCCTTGCGCTGGCCCCGGTGGTCGAGAAGATTGCGCTGGCCAAGGGCCTGCACGTCGCCTTCGTGCACGACGAGCCGACCGATCCGGGCCTGCGCAACACCGACTGGGTGCTCGTCGCGCGCGACCCGGCGGTGCTGGCGCGCGACCCGATCCGCCGCGCGAGCTCGGACATCGCGCCGATCCCAGGCCTTCAGGCCTGGACCGACGACTACAACGATCTATTCAGCGTGCTGAAGTAA
- a CDS encoding DUF2214 family protein yields the protein MTLEAILAYLHILAILTMVVFISSEAALCRVEWMNAALVERLSRVDMIYGIAAVAVLATGVARTWWGMKGTAWYWTNPLLHLKLTLFIIVGLLSIRPTLTYSRWRKALRSSGALPTEAEVQKTRKQVMVQAHIIALIPLAAVFLARGFGARS from the coding sequence ATGACACTCGAAGCCATCCTTGCCTACCTGCACATCCTGGCCATCCTCACGATGGTCGTCTTCATCTCGAGCGAGGCGGCGCTGTGCCGGGTCGAGTGGATGAACGCGGCGCTGGTCGAGCGGCTCTCGCGGGTCGACATGATCTACGGCATCGCCGCCGTCGCCGTGCTCGCGACCGGCGTGGCGCGCACCTGGTGGGGCATGAAGGGCACGGCCTGGTACTGGACCAACCCGCTGCTGCACCTGAAGCTCACCCTCTTCATCATCGTCGGCCTGCTGTCGATCAGGCCGACCTTGACCTACTCGCGCTGGCGCAAGGCGCTGCGCTCGAGCGGTGCGCTGCCCACCGAGGCCGAGGTGCAGAAGACGCGCAAGCAGGTGATGGTCCAGGCGCACATCATTGCGCTGATCCCGCTGGCCGCGGTGTTCCTCGCGCGCGGCTTCGGAGCCAGGAGCTAG
- a CDS encoding LysR family transcriptional regulator: MDRLKQLESFVAIATRGSLTAAAKAEGVAPAIIGRRIDGLEERLGVKLLVRTTRRITLTHEGSAFLEDCQRLLTELANAEASVSAGGVKASGHLRVTAPAGFGRRHVAPLVPRFHELHPEVTLSLNLSDRVVDVAGESFDCAVRVGDLPDSSLVSVRLADNRRRCVATPEFVRRHGAPKHPSELARFDCLSLSSDASQTRGWAFRVPTGSGEHEVIHLKPSGPLDCSDGQVLHDWCLAGHGIAWRSTWEVEAEIDAGLLVPLLDDFAAPPNGIYAVFPQRKHLPLRVRLWLDFLKAHYARPEFWGGTIARPSTTGEPHR, from the coding sequence ATGGACAGGCTCAAGCAACTCGAATCCTTCGTCGCGATCGCCACGCGCGGCAGCCTCACCGCGGCGGCCAAGGCCGAAGGCGTGGCGCCGGCCATCATCGGGCGGCGCATCGATGGGCTCGAAGAGCGGCTCGGCGTCAAGCTCCTGGTGCGGACCACGCGGCGCATCACGCTCACGCACGAGGGCAGCGCGTTCCTGGAGGATTGCCAGCGGCTCCTGACCGAACTGGCCAACGCCGAGGCGAGCGTGAGCGCCGGCGGCGTCAAGGCCAGCGGCCATCTGCGCGTGACCGCGCCGGCAGGTTTCGGGCGCCGGCACGTCGCGCCGCTGGTGCCGCGCTTTCACGAGCTGCATCCGGAAGTCACCCTCTCGCTCAACCTGAGCGACCGCGTGGTCGACGTGGCCGGGGAGAGCTTCGATTGCGCGGTGCGCGTGGGCGACCTGCCGGATTCCTCGCTCGTGAGCGTTCGCCTCGCCGACAACCGGCGCCGCTGTGTCGCGACGCCGGAATTCGTGCGCCGCCATGGTGCGCCGAAGCACCCGTCGGAGCTCGCCCGCTTCGATTGCCTCTCCCTGTCGAGCGATGCCTCGCAGACGCGCGGCTGGGCCTTTCGCGTGCCGACCGGCAGCGGCGAGCACGAGGTCATCCATCTCAAGCCCTCGGGGCCGCTCGATTGCTCGGACGGCCAGGTGCTGCACGACTGGTGCCTCGCCGGCCACGGCATCGCATGGCGCAGCACCTGGGAGGTCGAGGCCGAGATCGACGCCGGCCTGCTGGTGCCGCTGCTCGACGACTTCGCCGCGCCGCCGAACGGCATCTACGCGGTCTTTCCGCAGCGCAAGCACCTGCCGCTGCGGGTGCGGCTGTGGCTCGATTTTCTGAAGGCCCACTATGCGCGGCCGGAGTTCTGGGGCGGCACAATCGCTCGGCCGTCCACAACCGGGGAACCTCACCGATGA
- a CDS encoding CaiB/BaiF CoA transferase family protein: MSESSTTPLLPYAGVRVVEFTHMVMGPTCGMLLGDLGAEVIKVEPIAGDDTRRLLGSGAGFFPTFNRNKKSIALDLKQPEGVEAALRLIATADIVSENFKPGTMKKLGLDYESLRKLNPRLIYVSHKGFLPGPYDHRTALDEVVQMMGGLAYMTGRVGDPLRAGTSVNDIMGGMFGAIGAMAALRQREQTGKGCEVQSALFENNIFLVAQHMMQFAATGRAADPMPSRISAWGIYDVFTVKDGEQIFLAVVSDRQWAIFCKAFGLDDMWADPLLATNNDRVLAREWMMPLLRARLADRSAAELGAVFEENELPFAPITKPQELFDDPHLNATGGLAPVRMNDGSESKVPLMPFTLGGERLGIRQQPPLIGEHTDELLREVGYSDAQIGELKSRAVARG, translated from the coding sequence ATGTCCGAGTCGTCCACCACACCCTTGCTGCCCTACGCCGGCGTCCGCGTCGTCGAATTCACCCACATGGTGATGGGGCCGACCTGCGGCATGCTGCTGGGCGACCTCGGCGCCGAGGTCATCAAGGTCGAGCCCATCGCCGGCGACGACACCCGCCGCCTGCTCGGTTCCGGCGCGGGCTTCTTCCCGACCTTCAACCGCAACAAGAAGAGCATCGCGCTCGACCTCAAGCAGCCCGAGGGCGTGGAGGCCGCGCTGCGCCTCATCGCCACCGCCGACATCGTGAGCGAGAACTTCAAGCCCGGCACGATGAAGAAGCTCGGGCTCGACTACGAGAGCCTGCGCAAGCTCAATCCGCGGCTCATCTACGTGAGCCACAAGGGCTTCCTGCCCGGCCCCTACGACCACCGCACCGCGCTCGACGAAGTGGTGCAGATGATGGGCGGCCTCGCCTACATGACCGGCCGCGTGGGCGATCCGCTGCGCGCCGGCACCAGCGTCAACGACATCATGGGCGGCATGTTCGGCGCCATCGGCGCGATGGCCGCACTGCGCCAGCGCGAGCAGACCGGCAAGGGCTGCGAGGTGCAGTCGGCGCTGTTCGAGAACAACATCTTCCTCGTCGCGCAGCACATGATGCAGTTCGCCGCCACCGGCCGCGCGGCGGATCCGATGCCCAGCCGCATTTCGGCCTGGGGCATCTACGACGTCTTCACCGTGAAGGACGGCGAGCAGATCTTCCTCGCGGTGGTCAGCGACAGGCAGTGGGCGATCTTCTGCAAGGCCTTCGGGCTCGACGACATGTGGGCCGATCCGCTTCTGGCGACCAACAACGACCGCGTGCTCGCGCGCGAATGGATGATGCCGCTCCTGCGCGCGCGGCTCGCGGACCGCAGCGCGGCGGAACTCGGCGCGGTGTTCGAAGAGAACGAACTGCCCTTCGCGCCCATCACCAAGCCGCAGGAGCTGTTCGACGATCCGCACCTCAACGCCACCGGCGGCCTCGCGCCGGTGCGCATGAACGACGGCAGCGAGTCGAAGGTGCCGCTGATGCCCTTCACCCTCGGCGGCGAGCGGCTCGGCATCCGCCAGCAGCCGCCGCTCATCGGCGAGCACACGGACGAACTGCTGCGCGAGGTCGGCTACAGCGACGCGCAGATCGGCGAGCTGAAGTCGCGCGCCGTCGCGCGGGGCTAG